In Eubalaena glacialis isolate mEubGla1 chromosome 2, mEubGla1.1.hap2.+ XY, whole genome shotgun sequence, a single genomic region encodes these proteins:
- the CHRNB4 gene encoding neuronal acetylcholine receptor subunit beta-4 codes for MRSALPLLLFSLVALCGRGDCRVANAEEKLMDDLLNKTRYNNLIRPATSSSELISIQLQLSLAQLISVNEREQIMTTNVWLKQEWIDYRLAWNSSRYEGVNILRIPAKRIWLPDIVLYNNADGTYEVSLYTNVVVRSNGSIMWLPPAIYRSACKIEVKHFPFDQQNCTLKFRSWTYDHTEIDMVLKSPTASMDDFTPSGEWDIVALPGRRTVNPQDPSYVDVTYDFIIKRKPLFYTINLIIPCVLITSLAILVFYLPSDCGEKMTLCISVLLALTVFLLLISKIVPPTSLDVPLIGKYLMFTMVLVTFSIVTSVCVLNVHHRSPSTHTMAPWVKRCFLHKLPTFLFMKRPDSSPSRAPQPSQAHLTKSKATTTALAMGPTSSSNLYGNSMYFVNPASAAPKSPAGSDSAGIPRDFRLRSSGRFKQDVQEALEGVSFIAQHMKSDDQDQSVIEDWKYVAMVVDRLFLWVFVVVCVLGTVGLFLPPLFQTHTPSEGP; via the exons ATGAGAAGCGCGCTCCCCTTGCTCCTTTTCTCCCTGGTTGCCCTTTGCGGGCGAG GGGACTGCCGCGTGGCCAACGCGGAGGAGAAGCTCATGGATGACCTCCTGAACAAAACCCGCTACAACAACCTGATCCGCCCAGCCACCAGCTCCTCAGAGCTCATCTCCATCCAGCTGCAGCTCTCCCTGGCCCAGCTCATCAGTGTG AATGAGCGAGAACAGATCATGACCACCAACGTCTGGCTGAAACAG GAATGGATAGACTACCGCCTGGCCTGGAACAGCTCCCGCTATGAGGGTGTGAACATCCTGAGGATTCCCGCAAAGCGCATCTGGCTGCCTGACATCGTGCTTTACAACAA tgccGACGGTACCTACGAGGTGTCTCTCTATACCAATGTGGTGGTCCGCTCCAATGGCAGCATCATGTGGCTGCCCCCTGCCATCTACAGGAGTGCCTGCAAGATCGAGGTGAAGCACTTCCCCTTTGACCAGCAGAACTGCACCCTCAAGTTCCGCTCTTGGACCTACGACCACACGGAGATCGACATGGTCCTCAAGTCGCCCACGGCCAGCATGGATGACTTCACCCCCAGTGGTGAATGGGACATAGTTGCCCTCCCTGGGCGAAGGACGGTGAACCCACAGGACCCCAGCTACGTGGACGTGACTTACGACTTCATCATCAAGCGCAAGCCGCTCTTCTACACCATCAACCTCATCATCCCCTGCGTGCTCATCACCTCCCTGGCCATCCTCGTCTTCTACCTGCCCTCCGACTGTGGCGAGAAGATGACGCTGTGCATCTCTGTGCTTCTGGCGCTCACCGTCTTCCTGCTGCTCATCTCCAAGATCGTGCCGCCCACCTCCCTCGACGTGCCGCTCATCGGCAAATACCTCATGTTCACCATGGTGCTGGTTACCTTCTCCATCGTCACCAGCGTCTGTGTGCTCAACGTGCACCACCGCTCACCCAGCACGCACACCATGGCGCCCTGGGTCAAGCGCTGCTTCCTACACAAGCTGCCCACTTTCCTTTTCATGAAGCGCCCTGACAGCAGCCCCTCCAGGgccccccagcccagccaggcTCACCTGACCAAGTCCAAGGCCACCACCACCGCCTTGGCCATGGGTCCCACCAGCTCCTCCAACCTCTACGGGAACTCCATGTACTTTGTGAACCCTGCCTCTGCAGCTCCCAAGTCTCCAGCCGGCTCTGACTCAGCGGGTATCCCCAGGGATTTCCGGCTAAGGTCTTCTGGGAGGTTCAAGCAGGATGTGCAGGAGGCTTTAGAGGGTGTCAGCTTCATTGCCCAGCACATGAAGAGTGACGATCAGGACCAGAGT GTCATTGAGGACTGGAAGTATGTGGCCATGGTGGTGGACCGGCTGTTCCTGTGGGTGTTCGTGGTTGTGTGTGTGCTCGGCACTGTGGGGCTCTTCCTACCTCCCCTCTTCCAGACCCACACACCTTCTGAAGGGCCCTAG